The proteins below come from a single Desulfobaccales bacterium genomic window:
- the pheA gene encoding prephenate dehydratase produces MTDKERLRAAIDQVDEELLALLNRRQALAQEIGLIKNREGQRTLDFRREEEVLAHLLHKNPGPLTSAALRNIFREIISAAREIQAPLSVAFLGPEATFSHLAALKKFGHATRYRPMATIREVFSEVSKEKYHYGVVPIENSTEGVVNETLDLFAENSLRICGEIYLEISHDLLSRSGQISDVEVIYSHPQALAQCRRWLATHLPDIPVLEVASTGAAAQKAAKNPNSAAIASAFAAPLYDLRVIEKRIEDHPGNVTHFFVIGPDAPGPTGSDKTSIIFAVDDVPGALYHTLRPLAEREINMSRIVSRPMKTEAWRYLFFVDLDGHQADPHVGQALEEIRHLSAWFKLLGSFPKAPGMERLS; encoded by the coding sequence ATGACGGACAAAGAACGGCTGCGAGCCGCCATCGACCAGGTGGACGAGGAGCTGCTGGCGCTCCTCAACCGCCGCCAGGCCCTGGCCCAGGAGATCGGGCTGATCAAGAACCGGGAGGGCCAGCGCACCCTGGATTTCCGCCGGGAAGAGGAAGTGCTGGCCCACCTGCTGCACAAAAACCCGGGGCCGCTCACTTCTGCGGCCTTGCGCAACATCTTCCGGGAGATCATCTCCGCCGCCCGGGAGATCCAGGCGCCCCTGTCCGTGGCTTTCCTGGGGCCGGAGGCCACCTTCTCCCACCTGGCGGCCCTGAAGAAATTCGGCCACGCCACCCGCTACCGGCCTATGGCCACCATCCGGGAAGTCTTCAGCGAGGTGAGCAAGGAGAAATACCACTACGGCGTGGTGCCCATCGAGAACTCCACCGAAGGCGTGGTGAACGAAACCCTGGACCTCTTTGCCGAAAACTCCCTGCGCATCTGCGGTGAGATTTACCTGGAGATCAGCCACGATCTCCTCTCCCGCTCCGGCCAGATTTCGGATGTGGAGGTGATCTACAGCCACCCCCAGGCCCTCGCCCAATGCCGCCGCTGGCTGGCCACGCATTTACCGGACATCCCGGTGCTGGAAGTGGCCTCCACCGGCGCCGCGGCCCAGAAAGCCGCCAAAAATCCCAACTCGGCAGCCATCGCCAGCGCCTTTGCAGCACCCCTCTACGACCTTCGGGTCATCGAGAAACGCATCGAAGACCACCCCGGCAACGTCACCCACTTCTTCGTCATCGGCCCCGACGCGCCGGGCCCCACCGGCTCCGACAAGACTTCCATCATCTTCGCGGTGGACGACGTACCCGGCGCCCTATACCATACCCTACGCCCCCTGGCGGAACGGGAAATCAACATGAGCCGCATCGTCTCCCGCCCCATGAAGACCGAAGCCTGGCGCTACCTCTTCTTCGTGGACCTGGACGGCCACCAGGCCGACCCCCACGTGGGCCAGGCCCTGGAGGAAATCCGCCACCTGAGCGCCTGGTTCAAACTCCTGGGCTCCTTCCCCAAAGCCCCCGGCATGGAGCGGCTGAGTTGA
- a CDS encoding 3-dehydroquinate synthase II, with protein MKKLWVKIDPWDKKLVTTALESGADAVWVPPGKAAEVKALGLITVVAEDGDLVPGRQVAEVTVTSTEDEAEVIRLARELPVIVRTPDWTIIPLENLVAQSGNIFVEVASPEEARTALGVLEKGVDGVVVASRDPSVIKAVARLVKEASPPVALTVARITGLKPLGMGDRVCVDTCSNLGLGEGMLVGNSSGGLFLVHAESLENPYVAPRPFRVNAGPVHAYIRVTGGKTRYLGELKAGDEVLVVRHDGSTRPAVVGRVKVESRPLMLVTAEADGKEFSTILQNAETIRLTRPGGEAVSIVALKPGEEVLAALEEAGRHFGHKVTETITEK; from the coding sequence ATGAAAAAGCTGTGGGTGAAGATCGACCCCTGGGACAAGAAACTGGTGACCACCGCCCTGGAGTCCGGCGCCGACGCGGTGTGGGTGCCGCCAGGGAAAGCTGCGGAGGTCAAAGCCCTGGGCCTCATCACAGTGGTGGCCGAAGACGGCGACCTGGTGCCGGGGCGGCAGGTGGCGGAAGTGACGGTGACCTCCACCGAGGACGAAGCGGAGGTCATCCGCCTGGCCCGGGAGCTGCCGGTCATTGTCCGCACCCCGGACTGGACCATCATCCCCCTGGAAAACCTGGTGGCCCAAAGCGGCAATATCTTTGTGGAGGTGGCCAGCCCCGAAGAGGCCCGCACCGCTCTGGGGGTGCTGGAGAAGGGCGTGGACGGCGTGGTGGTAGCAAGCCGGGACCCCTCCGTCATCAAGGCGGTGGCCCGTCTGGTGAAAGAGGCCTCCCCGCCAGTGGCCCTGACGGTGGCCCGCATCACCGGCCTCAAACCCTTGGGGATGGGGGACCGGGTGTGCGTGGACACCTGCTCCAACCTGGGGTTGGGGGAAGGCATGCTGGTGGGCAACTCTTCCGGGGGGCTGTTTCTGGTGCACGCCGAGTCCCTGGAAAACCCCTACGTGGCGCCCCGACCCTTCCGGGTGAACGCCGGACCGGTACACGCCTACATCCGGGTCACCGGCGGCAAGACCCGCTATCTGGGGGAGCTGAAAGCGGGGGATGAGGTCCTGGTGGTGCGCCACGACGGCAGCACCCGGCCGGCGGTGGTGGGCCGGGTGAAGGTGGAGAGCCGACCCCTGATGCTGGTGACCGCCGAAGCCGACGGGAAGGAGTTCAGCACCATCCTGCAGAACGCTGAGACCATCCGCCTCACCCGGCCTGGGGGCGAGGCCGTCTCCATCGTGGCCTTAAAGCCCGGGGAGGAGGTGCTGGCCGCCCTGGAGGAAGCCGGGCGCCATTTCGGCCATAAAGTCACGGAAACCATCACCGAGAAATGA
- a CDS encoding 2-amino-3,7-dideoxy-D-threo-hept-6-ulosonate synthase, producing MIGKLIRMERIMNRETGRTVIVPMDHGVTVGPIEGLIDMKTTVNAVASGGANAIVIHKGLVEGGHRRRGKDVGLIIHLSGSTVLSPFPNAKTLVCTVEEAIKLGADAVSIHVNIGNGSEKEMLSDLGLVCRHARDWGMPVLAMMYPRGEKIKNEYDAAVIKHVARLGAELGADIIKVSYTGSVESFREVVRGCPVPVVIAGGPKMNSDREILEMVKDSIEAGGAGVSIGRNIFQHRDPARMVGAISLIVHENASVDEALGFLSAVEVGRRAAS from the coding sequence GTGATCGGCAAACTCATCCGCATGGAACGCATTATGAACCGGGAGACGGGACGCACCGTCATCGTCCCCATGGACCACGGGGTGACGGTGGGACCCATCGAGGGCCTCATCGACATGAAGACCACCGTCAATGCGGTGGCCTCCGGAGGCGCCAACGCCATCGTCATTCACAAGGGCCTGGTGGAGGGCGGCCATCGCCGCCGGGGCAAGGATGTGGGGCTCATCATTCATCTCTCGGGCTCCACAGTGCTCTCACCCTTCCCCAACGCCAAGACCCTGGTGTGCACCGTGGAGGAGGCCATCAAGCTGGGCGCGGACGCGGTGAGCATCCACGTCAACATCGGCAACGGCTCGGAAAAGGAGATGCTGAGCGACCTGGGGCTGGTCTGCCGCCACGCCCGGGATTGGGGCATGCCGGTCCTGGCCATGATGTACCCCCGGGGGGAAAAGATCAAGAACGAATACGATGCCGCGGTCATCAAGCACGTGGCCCGGCTGGGGGCGGAGCTGGGCGCCGACATCATCAAGGTCTCATATACCGGCTCGGTGGAGTCCTTCCGGGAGGTGGTGCGGGGCTGCCCCGTGCCGGTGGTCATCGCCGGCGGCCCCAAGATGAACTCGGACCGGGAGATCCTGGAGATGGTGAAGGATTCCATCGAGGCCGGCGGGGCCGGAGTCTCCATCGGCCGCAACATCTTCCAGCACCGGGATCCGGCCCGCATGGTGGGAGCCATCAGCCTCATCGTGCATGAAAACGCCAGCGTGGATGAGGCCTTGGGTTTCCTGAGCGCCGTGGAAGTGGGCCGCCGGGCGGCCAGTTGA
- a CDS encoding glycosyltransferase family 4 protein yields the protein MAMTGGLAYILLWFPERTQTFIREEVATVAANALPVRVYTLYGPQRGAPPAPPVPVTRLGMTAAGTLLRHLAGIRRECGPDAPGCLARVLFRRWRSLETAGEALWAVLAGVYLAKRIQAEGVAHIHAPWADGPATAAWVASELSGIPFSFAAHAQDIFPPDGALTEKLQAAAWVRTVSRFNRDYLAGLCPPTAKKILNIPVGVPLPALDPTPPKRAPGPFRLLSVGRLVDKKGYPVLLAACRLLEEQGLAVRLTLAGDGPRRRALERQAHALGLQVTFLGHVPHREVPRLYREADLFILPCRVDSRGDRDATPTVLKEALALEVPVVSTSVSGVPELVIPGETGWLVPPEDPAALAAAIREALADPAEARRRAKAGRELVAREFNARVNYARLAACFRASLAGLNPGENSNWQEEAR from the coding sequence ATGGCGATGACCGGCGGCTTGGCTTACATTCTCCTGTGGTTTCCCGAGCGCACCCAGACCTTCATCCGGGAGGAGGTGGCCACCGTGGCCGCTAACGCTCTGCCGGTGCGGGTCTATACCCTTTACGGCCCTCAGCGGGGCGCCCCGCCAGCCCCTCCGGTGCCCGTCACCCGGCTGGGGATGACGGCGGCGGGCACTCTCCTTCGCCATCTGGCCGGTATCCGTCGGGAATGCGGCCCTGACGCCCCAGGCTGCCTCGCCCGGGTGCTTTTCCGGCGCTGGCGCAGTCTGGAGACTGCCGGCGAAGCCCTGTGGGCGGTGCTGGCAGGGGTGTATCTGGCCAAGCGCATTCAGGCGGAGGGAGTCGCTCATATCCACGCGCCTTGGGCCGACGGGCCGGCCACCGCCGCCTGGGTGGCCTCGGAGCTCAGCGGCATCCCTTTCAGCTTTGCCGCCCACGCCCAGGATATCTTCCCGCCGGACGGGGCCCTGACAGAAAAACTGCAGGCCGCGGCCTGGGTGCGCACCGTCTCCCGGTTCAACCGGGACTATCTGGCGGGCCTCTGCCCCCCTACGGCAAAGAAAATCCTGAACATTCCCGTGGGGGTGCCCCTGCCGGCCCTGGACCCGACGCCCCCAAAACGCGCCCCCGGGCCTTTCCGGCTGCTCTCCGTGGGGCGCCTGGTGGACAAAAAGGGCTACCCGGTACTCCTGGCAGCCTGTCGCCTCCTCGAGGAGCAGGGCCTGGCCGTGCGCCTGACCCTGGCCGGGGACGGCCCCCGGCGCCGGGCCCTGGAAAGGCAGGCCCATGCCCTGGGCCTGCAGGTGACCTTCCTGGGGCATGTGCCCCACCGCGAGGTGCCCCGCCTGTACCGGGAGGCGGACCTCTTTATCCTCCCCTGCCGGGTGGACTCCCGGGGGGACCGGGACGCCACCCCCACCGTGCTCAAAGAGGCCCTGGCCCTGGAGGTCCCGGTGGTGAGCACGTCGGTTTCCGGCGTTCCGGAGCTGGTTATTCCCGGCGAGACGGGCTGGCTGGTGCCGCCGGAAGATCCCGCGGCGCTGGCCGCGGCCATCCGGGAGGCCCTGGCCGACCCCGCCGAGGCCCGCCGCCGGGCCAAAGCCGGCCGGGAGCTGGTGGCCCGGGAGTTCAATGCCCGGGTGAATTACGCCCGTCTGGCGGCCTGCTTCCGGGCCAGCCTGGCCGGTCTGAACCCCGGGGAGAACTCCAACTGGCAGGAGGAGGCGAGGTGA